A part of Drosophila innubila isolate TH190305 unplaced genomic scaffold, UK_Dinn_1.0 45_U_U, whole genome shotgun sequence genomic DNA contains:
- the LOC117793251 gene encoding uncharacterized protein LOC117793251 has protein sequence MSGRADVTPQPRRRLGLRLPKGATTPGLRRLEPLSTPLTEENNRKRETDAVETPRACSLKPKANSTNCRRLGLSRRRTDLSKKRLEFITSSDKVEDAATPEDPTKPQKSEWRQRKILELEADIETWKNGFIAAMSDLQALAPTVPKETLLIQLKIPLEMLKYLDED, from the coding sequence ATGTCTGGAAGGGCGGATGTCACGCCCCAACCAAGGCGTCGTTTGGGGCTGCGGCTGCCCAAAGGAGCTACTACACCTGGCTTACGTCGACTGGAGCCCCTGTCAACACCACTCACCGAGGAGAACAATAGGAAAAGGGAAACTGACGCTGTCGAAACTCCGCGCGCATGTTCCTTGAAACCAAAAGCAAACTCCACAAATTGCCGGCGTCTCGGCTTATCACGCCGTCGTACGGATCTAAGCAAGAAGAGACTCGAATTTATCACCTCTAGCGATAAAGTCGAGGACGCTGCGACACCTGAGGACCCAACGAAACCACAAAAATCCGAATGGAGACAGCGAAAGATACTTGAACTGGAAGCCGATATTGAAACCTGGAAAAATGGGTTTATTGCAGCTATGAGCGATTTGCAGGCATTGGCACCAACAGTTCCAAAGGAAACACTGCTAATACAACTGAAAATACCCCTGGAAATGTTAAAGTACTTGGATGAAGACTGA
- the LOC117793249 gene encoding serine-rich adhesin for platelets-like, which yields MKLWLIFLLYTRTIFSKVIITDNSIYFQNNIINREDWINSAKYYASNHKPYNVKKYVSYRPSNKNITRTIPKIPGFSSTTAVPDVATNLFETSTTFNDLDYERTTGFDQSFETTSEMAFDSTTETYSSTTELPETSTMLLSIIGNVPGIETTTSIPYNEALEETTRRDDFGYTTSEIPYLDVSTETVISTTTDPETTSEETISTTTAATDLVDSTTQQYLSLLKNSSMDNDVTSTTIPAIETTTELSDSKTILSTSTTEAWSGNDTTTLEPVISESTTERIDSTTQQIFSLFENSITDKFVISTTKPGLDTTTEKGETTTELLRSTTEIPSSTTQITPSENDDTTTESVSPESTTERQQNFNVLENSGMDELVTISPRLETTTEERDSTTELATSTTESPSANDTTTEIGSFESSININAFENTTEGNADTELTTTEKITTITGGNANFNGDIIQPKPRKFTYSSDVMPEPYW from the coding sequence ATGAAACTGTGGCTAATTTTTCTGCTGTACACAAGGACAATTTTTAGTAAAGTAATAATTACTGATAATTCGATATACTTTCAAAACAACATTATCAATCGTGAGGATTGGATAAACTCTGCCAAATACTACGCGAGTAATCACAAACCATACAATGTTAAGAAGTATGTGTCATATAGGCCATCAAACAAGAATATAACTAGGACAATTCCGAAAATACCAGGATTTTCGAGCACCACAGCAGTTCCTGACGTCGCAACTAATCTTTTTGAGACTTCAACTACATTCAATGATTTGGATTACGAAAGAACTACAGGATTTGATCAATCATTCGAGACAACTAGCGAAATGGCGTTCGATTCAACGACAGAAACCTATTCCAGCACCACTGAGTTACCAGAAACATCTACCATGTTGCTCTCAATTATTGGAAATGTTCCTGGTATTGAAACTACTACAAGTATTCCATATAACGAAGCTCTCGAGGAAACTACCAGACGAGACGATTTTGGGTATACAACAAGCGAAATCCCGTATTTGGATGTCTCTACCGAAACTGtaatttcaacaacaactgacCCAGAAACAACATCCGAAGAAACAATATCCACAACTACAGCTGCAACGGATTTAGTAGACTCGACTACCCAACAATAtttgagtttattaaaaaactctAGTATGGATAATGATGTGACTTCAACGACAATACCCGCAATTGAAACCACAACTGAATTAAGCGATTCGAAAACTATACTTTCTACATCTACAACAGAAGCTTGGTCAGGAAATGATACTACCACACTTGAACCCGTTATTTCTGAAAGTACAACGGAAAGAATAGACTCGACTACCcaacaaatttttagtttatttgagAACTCCATCACGGATAAGTTTGTAATATCAACGACAAAACCCGGGCTGGACACTACAACTGAAAAGGGAGAAACAACAACCGAACTCCTCAGATCTACCACAGAAATTCCATCATCTACAACACAAATAACACCCTCAGAAAATGATGATACAACAACGGAATCTGTGTCTCCCGAAAGTACAACGGaaagacaacaaaattttaatgtgttAGAAAACTCTGGAATGGATGAGTTAGTAACAATATCACCCAGACTGGAAACTACAACTGAAGAGAGAGATTCGACAACTGAACTTGCTACATCTACAACAGAATCGCCGTCTGCAAATGATACTACAACTGAAATTGGATCTTTTGAGTCAAGCATCAATATCAATGCCTTTGAAAATACTACAGAAGGCAATGCAGATACGGAGTTGACTACAACTGAGAAGATTACCACAATTACCGGAggaaatgcaaactttaatgGTGATATAATACAACCTAAACCCAGAAAGTTCACCTATTCTTCTGATGTAATGCCAGAGCCATATTGGTAA
- the LOC117793252 gene encoding 28S ribosomal protein S18c, mitochondrial, whose amino-acid sequence MLKITKLIARNANVANLTGSRHMLPRLFANAAAAEEANTTTTGENADEPIDIANPFEKDPQQCILCKHNITPNYKNVKLLSQFQSPYTGRIYGRHITGLCKQKQEDVEQAIHRAQHCLLMPGYHKDVEFLHDPKLFDPEKPVRPHKY is encoded by the exons atgcttaaaataacaaaactgaTTGCTCGAAATG CAAACGTCGCCAATTTAACGGGCAGTCGTCACATGCTTCCACGTTTGTTTGCCAATGCCGCTGCCGCTGAGGaggcaaacacaacaacaacaggagaaAATGCCGATGAACCAATTGACATAGCGAATCCCTTTGAAAAGGATCCTCAGCAGTGCATATTGTGCAAGCACAACATTACTCCAAACTACAAGAACGTAAAGCTGCTTTCGCAGTTTCAATCGCCGTATACAGGTCGCATTTACGGCCGCCACATTACCGGGTTATGCAAGCAGAAGCAGGAGGACGTCGAGCAGGCAATTCACCGTGCCCAGCACTGTCTGCTGATGCCCGGATACCACAAGGATGTGGAATTCCTGCACGATCCCAAGCTCTTCGACCCCGAGAAGCCCGTGCGACCACATAAATATTAG